Proteins found in one Tamandua tetradactyla isolate mTamTet1 chromosome 1, mTamTet1.pri, whole genome shotgun sequence genomic segment:
- the CD40 gene encoding tumor necrosis factor receptor superfamily member 5 isoform X1, whose product MGRLPLHGLFWGCLLSTVQPEPATGCRGKQYLVNSQCCNLCPPGEKLVNDCTQVSDTECRLCDAGEFLDTWNRETRCHQHKYCDPNLGLQVQREGTTETDTTCACQEGLHCASDACESCTRHSLCPPGFGVKQAATGVSDTLCEPCPVGFFSSVSSTSEKCHPWTSCETQDLMVLLEGTNTTDARCGPPPPRKRALVVVPIVVAVLFAILFVLASTCIRKAVRRPENKAYPAEVGRKAPEETIFLDDIPGPDPMAPVQETLHGCQLVAQEDGKDSRISVQERQ is encoded by the exons ATGGGCCGCCTTCCCCTGCACGGTCTCTTCTGGGGATGCTTGCTGAGCACC GTCCAGCCCGAACCCGCCACCGGATGCAGAGGAAAACAGTACCTAGTAAACAGCCAGTGCTGCAACTTGTGCCCACCAG GAGAGAAACTGGTGAACGACTGCACCCAGGTCAGCGACACAGAGTGCCGTCTTTGCGATGCGGGCGAATTCCTAGATACTTGGAACAGAGAGACCCGCTGTCACCAGCACAAATACTGTGACCCCA ACCTAGGACTCCAGGTGCAGAGGGAGGGTACCACAGAAACGGATACCACCTGTGCATGCCAGGAGGGTCTGCACTGTGCCAGCGACGCCTGCGAGAGCTGCACCCGGCATTCCCTGTGCCCTCCAGGCTTCGGGGTCAAGCAGGCTG CGACAGGGGTTTCTGACACTCTCTGTGAACCCTGCCCGGTTGGCTTCTTCTCCAGTGTGTCATCTACTTCTGAGAAGTGTCACCCGTGGACAAG CTGTGAGACCCAAGACCTGATGGTGCTGCTGGAGGGAACTAACACCACTGACGCTCGCTGCG GGCCACCCCCACCTCGGAAGAGAGCCCTAGTGGTCGTCCCCATCGTGGTGGCAGTCCTGTTTGCCATCCTCTTCGTCCTCGCATCCACCTGTATCA GAAAGGCGGTCAGGAGGCCAGAGAATAAG GCCTACCCGGCTGAGGTTGGAAGGAAAGCTCCTGAGGAGACCATCTTCCTGGACGACATTCCCGGCCCCGACCCCATGGCCCCGGTGCAGGAGACCTTACACGGATGCCAGCTGGTGGCCCAGGAGGACGGCAAGGACAGCCGCATCTCGGTGCAAGAGAGGCAGTGA
- the CD40 gene encoding tumor necrosis factor receptor superfamily member 5 isoform X2 gives MGRLPLHGLFWGCLLSTVQPEPATGCRGKQYLVNSQCCNLCPPGEKLVNDCTQVSDTECRLCDAGEFLDTWNRETRCHQHKYCDPNLGLQVQREGTTETDTTCACQEGLHCASDACESCTRHSLCPPGFGVKQAGVSDTLCEPCPVGFFSSVSSTSEKCHPWTSCETQDLMVLLEGTNTTDARCGPPPPRKRALVVVPIVVAVLFAILFVLASTCIRKAVRRPENKAYPAEVGRKAPEETIFLDDIPGPDPMAPVQETLHGCQLVAQEDGKDSRISVQERQ, from the exons ATGGGCCGCCTTCCCCTGCACGGTCTCTTCTGGGGATGCTTGCTGAGCACC GTCCAGCCCGAACCCGCCACCGGATGCAGAGGAAAACAGTACCTAGTAAACAGCCAGTGCTGCAACTTGTGCCCACCAG GAGAGAAACTGGTGAACGACTGCACCCAGGTCAGCGACACAGAGTGCCGTCTTTGCGATGCGGGCGAATTCCTAGATACTTGGAACAGAGAGACCCGCTGTCACCAGCACAAATACTGTGACCCCA ACCTAGGACTCCAGGTGCAGAGGGAGGGTACCACAGAAACGGATACCACCTGTGCATGCCAGGAGGGTCTGCACTGTGCCAGCGACGCCTGCGAGAGCTGCACCCGGCATTCCCTGTGCCCTCCAGGCTTCGGGGTCAAGCAGGCTG GGGTTTCTGACACTCTCTGTGAACCCTGCCCGGTTGGCTTCTTCTCCAGTGTGTCATCTACTTCTGAGAAGTGTCACCCGTGGACAAG CTGTGAGACCCAAGACCTGATGGTGCTGCTGGAGGGAACTAACACCACTGACGCTCGCTGCG GGCCACCCCCACCTCGGAAGAGAGCCCTAGTGGTCGTCCCCATCGTGGTGGCAGTCCTGTTTGCCATCCTCTTCGTCCTCGCATCCACCTGTATCA GAAAGGCGGTCAGGAGGCCAGAGAATAAG GCCTACCCGGCTGAGGTTGGAAGGAAAGCTCCTGAGGAGACCATCTTCCTGGACGACATTCCCGGCCCCGACCCCATGGCCCCGGTGCAGGAGACCTTACACGGATGCCAGCTGGTGGCCCAGGAGGACGGCAAGGACAGCCGCATCTCGGTGCAAGAGAGGCAGTGA
- the CD40 gene encoding tumor necrosis factor receptor superfamily member 5 isoform X3 — translation MEPGHVQPEPATGCRGKQYLVNSQCCNLCPPGEKLVNDCTQVSDTECRLCDAGEFLDTWNRETRCHQHKYCDPNLGLQVQREGTTETDTTCACQEGLHCASDACESCTRHSLCPPGFGVKQAATGVSDTLCEPCPVGFFSSVSSTSEKCHPWTSCETQDLMVLLEGTNTTDARCGPPPPRKRALVVVPIVVAVLFAILFVLASTCIRKAVRRPENKAYPAEVGRKAPEETIFLDDIPGPDPMAPVQETLHGCQLVAQEDGKDSRISVQERQ, via the exons ATGGAACCCGGACAT GTCCAGCCCGAACCCGCCACCGGATGCAGAGGAAAACAGTACCTAGTAAACAGCCAGTGCTGCAACTTGTGCCCACCAG GAGAGAAACTGGTGAACGACTGCACCCAGGTCAGCGACACAGAGTGCCGTCTTTGCGATGCGGGCGAATTCCTAGATACTTGGAACAGAGAGACCCGCTGTCACCAGCACAAATACTGTGACCCCA ACCTAGGACTCCAGGTGCAGAGGGAGGGTACCACAGAAACGGATACCACCTGTGCATGCCAGGAGGGTCTGCACTGTGCCAGCGACGCCTGCGAGAGCTGCACCCGGCATTCCCTGTGCCCTCCAGGCTTCGGGGTCAAGCAGGCTG CGACAGGGGTTTCTGACACTCTCTGTGAACCCTGCCCGGTTGGCTTCTTCTCCAGTGTGTCATCTACTTCTGAGAAGTGTCACCCGTGGACAAG CTGTGAGACCCAAGACCTGATGGTGCTGCTGGAGGGAACTAACACCACTGACGCTCGCTGCG GGCCACCCCCACCTCGGAAGAGAGCCCTAGTGGTCGTCCCCATCGTGGTGGCAGTCCTGTTTGCCATCCTCTTCGTCCTCGCATCCACCTGTATCA GAAAGGCGGTCAGGAGGCCAGAGAATAAG GCCTACCCGGCTGAGGTTGGAAGGAAAGCTCCTGAGGAGACCATCTTCCTGGACGACATTCCCGGCCCCGACCCCATGGCCCCGGTGCAGGAGACCTTACACGGATGCCAGCTGGTGGCCCAGGAGGACGGCAAGGACAGCCGCATCTCGGTGCAAGAGAGGCAGTGA